A window of the Leptospira bourretii genome harbors these coding sequences:
- the der gene encoding ribosome biogenesis GTPase Der: MKGLPVVTIVGRQNVGKSTLFNAILRAQSAITENTAGVTRDVLQKTVERSEFKIPFTLSDTPGLDIENIDEISKEIIEIAFEHLRNSDLILHVIDHKDLRKYDHRLIELFKKDEILKDKMVLTLINKVDTEQDEYDLEPFYKLGLNELLPISALGRRNFDLLYQKINFFLPDKIKMPEDPYCKIAIIGKPNSGKSSLLNTFLGYKRAVVSDVPGTTRDSVSDQFYFQNQKLEIIDTAGIRRKSKTGESLEFYSYKRTLHSLGEADVVVLLVDAMKGLGEFDKKIFGEIQELGKPMIVAVNKWDLVPEKESNSWKHYKDRMEAKLSILKERPLISLSAKEKLRTHKLLESVIALYEKSQKKLTTRALNDWLSKWGGKNKVQKASNRPPKVYYATQVSQIPFKILFFVNDTKLFPSNILSFYRKSIVAEFGLDGLAVEIELRNRNEGKEGKE, translated from the coding sequence ATGAAAGGACTTCCAGTGGTCACCATTGTTGGTAGACAAAATGTGGGTAAATCCACACTATTCAACGCCATTCTCCGCGCACAAAGTGCCATCACAGAAAATACTGCCGGTGTGACTCGGGACGTTTTACAAAAGACTGTCGAAAGATCAGAATTTAAAATTCCGTTCACTTTGTCCGATACACCTGGTCTTGATATTGAAAATATCGACGAAATCTCGAAGGAAATCATTGAAATTGCTTTTGAACATTTGCGAAATTCGGATCTTATCCTCCATGTGATCGATCATAAAGACTTACGTAAATATGATCACAGACTCATCGAATTATTTAAAAAAGACGAAATTCTAAAAGATAAGATGGTTTTAACTCTTATCAATAAAGTGGATACCGAACAAGACGAATATGATCTGGAACCATTTTACAAACTGGGACTCAACGAACTTCTTCCGATCTCGGCCCTGGGTCGAAGGAATTTTGATCTCCTGTATCAAAAGATTAATTTTTTTCTTCCAGACAAAATCAAAATGCCGGAAGACCCGTATTGTAAAATTGCCATCATTGGGAAACCTAACTCGGGTAAGTCGTCACTTCTGAATACCTTTCTCGGTTACAAAAGGGCCGTTGTGAGTGATGTCCCAGGAACCACAAGGGATTCAGTTTCGGATCAGTTTTATTTTCAAAACCAAAAATTAGAAATCATTGATACTGCCGGGATTCGAAGAAAATCCAAAACAGGGGAAAGTTTGGAATTCTATTCTTATAAACGTACCCTTCATAGTTTGGGAGAAGCCGATGTGGTAGTCCTCCTTGTGGATGCCATGAAGGGGCTCGGTGAATTTGATAAAAAGATCTTTGGTGAAATCCAAGAACTCGGAAAACCGATGATTGTGGCTGTGAACAAATGGGATCTGGTTCCAGAAAAAGAATCCAATTCTTGGAAACACTACAAAGACCGGATGGAGGCCAAACTTTCCATTTTGAAGGAACGCCCTCTCATTTCCCTCTCTGCCAAGGAAAAACTCCGCACCCATAAACTCCTAGAATCGGTGATTGCTCTCTATGAAAAGTCCCAGAAAAAGCTGACCACCCGTGCCCTAAATGACTGGTTAAGCAAGTGGGGGGGCAAAAATAAGGTGCAGAAGGCATCCAATCGACCTCCGAAGGTGTATTACGCCACGCAAGTGTCCCAGATTCCTTTTAAAATACTTTTCTTTGTTAACGATACGAAACTCTTTCCGTCAAATATTCTAAGCTTTTACCGAAAGAGTATAGTAGCGGAGTTCGGACTGGATGGCCTAGCCGTTGAGATCGAACTTCGGAATAGAAACGAGGGTAAGGAGGGCAAGGAATGA
- the plsY gene encoding glycerol-3-phosphate 1-O-acyltransferase PlsY, with protein sequence MILAAVLLSYLLGGIPVGFLLAKQVRGIDIREHGSRNIGATNVGRVIGWKYGIIALFLDALKGAIPVVAASYIESPYSLTTTEILLGSVAILGHTFTPFLHFKGGKGVATALGVYMTLVPIVTVCAVVIFFIVYKISGFVSLGSILATLSMPIWYFGTTKLIPDSEYQPVIFFVLVATFFLISYSHRENIKRLVLGKELRATQNAN encoded by the coding sequence ATGATACTTGCCGCAGTCCTATTGAGCTACCTTTTGGGTGGCATTCCGGTCGGGTTTCTCCTGGCCAAACAAGTGCGGGGGATTGACATCCGCGAACACGGTAGCCGTAACATCGGTGCCACCAACGTCGGCCGGGTCATTGGCTGGAAGTATGGAATCATCGCCCTCTTTTTGGATGCCCTGAAAGGTGCCATTCCTGTCGTTGCCGCATCCTATATCGAGTCTCCTTATTCACTCACAACCACAGAAATTTTACTTGGATCTGTTGCCATCCTTGGCCATACATTCACTCCTTTTCTCCATTTCAAAGGAGGAAAAGGGGTAGCCACGGCTCTTGGGGTGTATATGACCCTTGTTCCCATTGTTACAGTTTGTGCAGTTGTGATCTTTTTTATTGTCTATAAAATTTCTGGATTTGTTTCTCTAGGGTCCATCTTGGCTACTCTTTCCATGCCCATTTGGTATTTTGGAACCACAAAACTCATTCCTGATTCCGAATACCAACCAGTCATCTTTTTTGTGTTAGTTGCTACTTTTTTCCTCATTTCCTATTCCCATAGAGAAAACATCAAACGTTTGGTGTTAGGCAAAGAACTTCGAGCAACACAGAATGCAAACTGA
- a CDS encoding motility associated factor glycosyltransferase family protein, producing the protein MSQIIDPISSEIFERKPYLQNYFRNFSSENLWELGSAKKPGEYYVSLNGEPLSSSFSPLTQAIRLLDSYSLRATDIVILFGLGNPHLIQKISETLTPGQILILIGDDETLIPVIWEKILIPVLQVPGRHLFSGDAFFPLFFNYLESLPIERVSGLKVIRNPTDTNRNPVFRELEEKTQTVFSAKMSDLLTKFEFERLWIKNSIWNLVHVGKETPLRHPISSLKDKFKGLTAVLVSAGPSLRKNLPWLQSVRDKVFVLSCDTSLKVLIKAGIEADGVVTLDAQTNSFFHFMGESLTRIPLFADLVSSPTLLREPMFHSVVHSVTAKYQVDAEGSLVREVTAGGELAEQVFREVGDIQSGGSVATTAFDMLRFMGFTSVYFLGQDLAYSGREIHSTGTHHNEKWLTLIGRKNSLERINEVIIRKRETRFVPRAGGKGSVLTDYVLDLYRHWFEESASSVSEMQLFNVNEDGAEITGIQTLSPEKAKENLIGTPNHNYPWRELSIWKLDSMKESGIEKTIVNQSPPSKAKKENTKRQIEVTSYLLPNGSENLYRRIQKDLEFMEDGLEKFEEKIPTQIFQESDIWIWMREQSYLRRMVRKTEIYILRHKDLELLRKNQLMIQSIKKEIRYLKRSLYPMMDSFPEKG; encoded by the coding sequence ATGTCCCAAATTATCGATCCGATTTCCAGTGAAATTTTTGAAAGAAAGCCTTACTTGCAAAATTATTTCAGAAACTTCTCATCCGAGAACCTTTGGGAATTGGGATCAGCCAAGAAACCAGGGGAATATTATGTCTCATTAAATGGGGAACCACTATCCTCTTCCTTCTCCCCCCTAACACAAGCCATTCGACTTTTAGATTCTTATTCCTTACGAGCAACCGATATTGTGATTTTGTTTGGACTTGGAAATCCCCACCTCATCCAAAAGATCAGTGAAACTTTGACCCCAGGCCAAATCCTCATTCTCATCGGAGATGATGAAACGTTAATCCCTGTTATTTGGGAAAAAATTTTAATCCCTGTTTTACAAGTCCCAGGTAGGCATCTGTTTTCAGGAGATGCATTTTTTCCCTTGTTTTTTAACTATTTGGAGTCCCTACCCATTGAACGAGTGAGTGGACTGAAGGTCATTCGTAACCCAACCGATACCAATAGAAACCCAGTCTTTCGCGAATTAGAAGAAAAAACCCAAACCGTGTTTTCTGCAAAGATGAGTGACCTACTCACCAAGTTTGAATTTGAAAGGTTATGGATTAAAAACTCTATTTGGAATTTGGTACATGTAGGAAAAGAAACACCTCTTCGTCATCCCATCTCTTCTTTAAAGGATAAATTCAAAGGTCTTACCGCCGTACTCGTGTCAGCTGGTCCTAGTTTACGAAAAAATCTCCCTTGGTTACAATCTGTCAGAGACAAAGTATTTGTTTTATCTTGCGATACTTCTCTAAAAGTTCTTATCAAAGCAGGAATCGAAGCAGACGGGGTTGTCACACTGGATGCTCAAACCAACTCCTTTTTTCATTTTATGGGAGAGTCGCTGACCAGGATTCCCCTCTTTGCGGATCTTGTCAGTTCTCCTACACTTCTCAGGGAACCTATGTTTCATTCTGTTGTACATTCTGTGACCGCTAAATACCAAGTGGATGCGGAAGGTTCACTGGTTCGGGAAGTCACTGCGGGAGGAGAACTCGCCGAACAGGTATTTCGTGAAGTGGGAGATATCCAATCCGGGGGATCTGTGGCTACCACTGCCTTTGATATGTTGCGCTTTATGGGATTTACCTCTGTGTATTTTCTTGGCCAAGACTTGGCCTATTCTGGAAGAGAGATCCATTCCACGGGAACTCATCATAATGAAAAATGGCTCACATTAATTGGTCGAAAGAATAGTTTAGAGCGGATCAATGAAGTCATCATTCGGAAAAGGGAAACTCGTTTTGTTCCAAGAGCTGGGGGAAAAGGATCTGTCCTTACCGATTATGTTTTGGATTTGTACAGACACTGGTTTGAAGAGTCAGCAAGTTCAGTCAGTGAAATGCAACTTTTCAACGTAAACGAAGATGGGGCAGAAATAACGGGAATCCAAACCCTTTCTCCTGAAAAAGCCAAGGAGAATTTAATTGGGACTCCAAACCATAACTACCCTTGGAGAGAACTTTCCATTTGGAAATTAGATTCTATGAAGGAAAGTGGAATCGAAAAAACAATCGTAAACCAATCGCCACCGTCCAAGGCAAAAAAGGAAAATACAAAAAGACAAATAGAAGTTACGTCTTACTTACTCCCAAATGGTTCAGAAAACCTATACAGAAGGATCCAAAAAGATTTAGAATTTATGGAAGATGGTTTGGAAAAGTTTGAAGAAAAAATACCAACCCAAATCTTTCAAGAATCGGACATTTGGATTTGGATGCGGGAACAGTCTTATTTAAGAAGGATGGTGCGGAAAACGGAAATCTATATTTTACGTCACAAGGATTTGGAACTGTTACGCAAAAACCAACTCATGATCCAATCTATCAAAAAAGAAATCCGATATTTAAAACGAAGTCTTTATCCAATGATGGATTCATTTCCAGAAAAAGGATGA
- a CDS encoding chromosome segregation SMC family protein, with protein sequence MHLKSLSIVGFKTFADETEITFDPGFTAVVGPNGSGKSNIVDSVKWVFGEKSAKGLRGEKMDDVIFHGTESRRAAGFSEVSILFDNDDHFFNIDFPSVKITRRLYPDGENEYYLNDIRTTRKDIEKTLLDTGIGKSSYSILEQGRVDQILNSKPEERRAIFEEAAGVSRFKLDRKEATKKLDDTNQNLLRIQDIMNSMVKDLEVKEKQSEKAEQYFKLKSDLDESDKNLRFLKLRDFKRRMKKSDEELLEIREKNKSILSLIQNETNLISEKETTKEAKEKEIAEIDKKLFDHLSKSQIQKEKIAKNKTFILEYELRIGEILSALETENQATIKLEVEKRAIELENERQREIQSTLQDEIQTLESKRVSLELSIKEEEKSIEEKEGRIQENEKRHITLRDKQKTVIFELIQELENKKRESREGEEIRNADKADLLSDLELYRNKLESALNQLGSSNLKDGISDLREIKLDRYSEKLTSFLKREDDFRNLLFDKDGILSKKESIDQEIEDLILENENLTRGIRDHQSNIILHRSHWEETRTQIVELEKKLLESNSRLENQQKEIAVLDERIGEIEKRILGAKEQESVIRDKKDSLEKEVEVLEKEIEESYQEFLSMSRILESEKETLQTLVEEISGIKSNITKNQEVFQNLLPLLSEKERTSSALKVQIDSLVEELYNDYSLTDSELETERGSLELDQKAEERRLRSAKSEIQLLGSINPLAIEEYRNIKEIYEHNLKQKIDIESSKKDIEEVLKRINEESEKLFQETFEKIKQNFQETFSTLFNGGRATLELTEKEDSLNSGVEIMAEPPGKHVQNLRLLSGGEKSLTAIALLFAIYMVKPSPFCFLDEIDAALDEANKLRFCQILDRFKDKTQFIVVSHAQSTISRANAIFGVTNEEPGISKILSLRLDEAKSLSKQITQKTGTDN encoded by the coding sequence ATGCACTTAAAGAGCCTAAGTATTGTTGGATTTAAAACATTTGCAGATGAGACGGAGATTACGTTTGATCCCGGTTTTACTGCTGTCGTCGGGCCGAATGGTTCGGGGAAATCAAATATCGTCGATTCAGTCAAATGGGTCTTTGGAGAAAAAAGTGCCAAGGGACTCCGTGGGGAAAAGATGGACGATGTCATCTTCCACGGAACAGAGAGTAGGCGAGCGGCAGGATTTTCCGAAGTTTCCATTCTCTTTGATAACGATGACCATTTTTTCAACATTGATTTTCCATCAGTAAAAATCACTCGTCGTTTGTACCCTGATGGGGAAAACGAATATTACCTCAATGATATCAGAACCACAAGAAAGGATATCGAAAAAACCCTTCTCGATACAGGAATTGGTAAATCTAGTTATAGTATTTTAGAACAAGGTCGAGTGGACCAAATCCTCAATTCTAAACCAGAAGAAAGAAGGGCCATCTTTGAAGAAGCAGCAGGTGTTTCTCGGTTCAAACTAGATAGGAAAGAAGCCACAAAGAAGTTGGATGATACCAACCAAAACCTACTGCGCATCCAAGACATTATGAACTCTATGGTCAAAGACCTAGAAGTCAAAGAAAAACAATCGGAAAAAGCCGAACAGTATTTCAAACTCAAATCCGATTTGGATGAGTCTGACAAAAACCTAAGATTTTTAAAACTCAGAGACTTCAAACGTCGAATGAAAAAATCGGATGAAGAACTACTTGAGATCCGAGAAAAAAACAAATCGATTCTATCTCTCATCCAAAACGAAACCAATTTGATTTCTGAAAAGGAAACCACCAAAGAGGCGAAAGAAAAGGAAATTGCAGAAATCGATAAAAAGTTATTTGATCATCTTTCTAAGAGCCAAATCCAAAAAGAAAAAATAGCCAAAAACAAAACCTTTATTTTGGAGTATGAACTTCGGATTGGAGAAATCCTTTCGGCTTTGGAAACAGAAAACCAAGCCACAATCAAACTCGAAGTGGAAAAACGGGCGATAGAACTGGAAAACGAACGCCAAAGAGAGATCCAATCCACTTTACAAGATGAGATTCAAACTTTGGAATCGAAACGGGTTTCCTTAGAACTTTCTATCAAAGAAGAAGAAAAGTCTATTGAAGAAAAAGAAGGTAGGATTCAGGAAAATGAAAAACGCCATATCACCCTTCGAGACAAACAAAAAACAGTTATCTTCGAACTCATCCAAGAGTTAGAAAATAAAAAAAGGGAATCGAGAGAAGGAGAAGAAATTCGTAATGCTGACAAAGCCGATCTTCTTTCTGATTTAGAACTTTACCGAAACAAATTAGAATCGGCTTTAAATCAGTTGGGATCATCGAATTTGAAGGATGGGATTTCTGACTTACGTGAAATCAAACTCGATCGTTATTCCGAAAAATTAACTTCCTTTTTAAAAAGAGAGGATGATTTTAGAAACTTACTTTTTGATAAAGACGGGATCCTCTCCAAAAAAGAATCCATCGACCAAGAAATCGAAGATTTAATTTTAGAAAATGAAAACCTAACACGAGGAATTCGGGATCACCAAAGTAATATTATTTTGCACAGAAGCCATTGGGAAGAAACAAGAACCCAAATTGTGGAACTGGAGAAAAAACTTCTCGAATCCAATTCTCGTTTAGAAAACCAACAAAAAGAAATTGCTGTCCTTGATGAAAGGATTGGTGAAATTGAAAAACGAATTTTAGGGGCCAAGGAACAAGAGTCTGTCATTCGCGATAAAAAAGATAGTTTGGAGAAAGAAGTCGAAGTTCTAGAAAAAGAAATCGAAGAATCTTACCAAGAATTTCTTTCGATGAGTCGAATTTTGGAATCCGAAAAGGAAACCTTACAAACTCTTGTAGAAGAAATCTCAGGAATCAAATCCAATATCACAAAAAACCAAGAAGTGTTCCAAAACCTTCTCCCTTTACTTTCTGAAAAAGAAAGAACCAGTTCTGCACTGAAAGTACAAATTGATTCCCTTGTGGAAGAATTGTACAATGATTATTCCCTCACCGATTCTGAATTAGAAACAGAACGAGGGAGTCTGGAACTGGACCAAAAGGCAGAGGAAAGAAGATTAAGATCGGCAAAGTCCGAGATCCAACTTCTTGGTTCCATCAACCCACTTGCGATTGAAGAGTATCGTAACATCAAAGAAATCTACGAACACAATTTGAAACAAAAGATAGATATCGAAAGTTCAAAAAAAGACATCGAAGAAGTTTTAAAACGAATCAACGAAGAGTCGGAAAAACTTTTCCAAGAAACGTTTGAAAAAATCAAACAAAACTTCCAGGAAACCTTTTCGACTCTTTTCAATGGGGGAAGGGCGACTCTCGAACTTACGGAAAAAGAGGACTCTCTTAATTCTGGGGTTGAGATTATGGCAGAACCTCCAGGAAAACATGTTCAAAACTTACGATTGTTATCTGGTGGGGAAAAATCTCTCACAGCGATTGCACTTCTTTTTGCCATCTACATGGTCAAACCAAGTCCATTCTGTTTTCTAGATGAGATTGATGCAGCACTGGATGAGGCCAATAAACTAAGGTTCTGTCAAATTCTTGACCGGTTCAAAGACAAAACACAGTTCATTGTGGTTTCCCACGCACAGTCCACGATCTCTAGAGCCAATGCCATCTTCGGGGTTACCAACGAAGAACCAGGAATCTCAAAGATCCTCTCACTTCGTTTGGATGAAGCAAAATCTCTTTCCAAACAAATCACGCAAAAGACAGGAACCGACAACTAG
- a CDS encoding Cys-rich protein codes for MKKTNRLFSILALVLFTGTLQAADFPKCKEACDKFYSCTVQVNPNASEEQKSTLKRGCEFNCNRPKYYNKIAGCLTSGDSCKAFSTCIMKEMQGNK; via the coding sequence ATGAAAAAAACAAATCGTTTGTTTTCAATTCTGGCTCTGGTGTTATTCACTGGAACCCTCCAAGCAGCTGACTTTCCTAAGTGTAAAGAAGCTTGTGATAAGTTTTACAGCTGTACAGTGCAAGTGAACCCAAATGCTTCTGAAGAACAAAAAAGCACGCTGAAACGTGGTTGCGAATTCAACTGTAACCGTCCCAAATACTACAATAAAATTGCCGGTTGTCTCACGAGCGGTGATTCTTGCAAAGCATTCTCTACTTGCATTATGAAAGAAATGCAAGGCAACAAATAA
- the glnA gene encoding type I glutamate--ammonia ligase: MQFATPKFTSGKEVVEYAKKNGVIFYDFRFTDIKGMWHHVSYYVNSVDEDTFKGIPFDGSSIARWQPINASDMQLHPEISTAFLDPFTADKTLVMFCDVWDIYKKQYYEKCPRSIAKKALEFMNKSGIADTAYFGPENEFFVFDSLRVRDEINCQYYELDSNEGIWNTHSEIPGTNNTGKINFNSGHRPGTKGGYFPVAPIDSQVDLRAEFVKTLEAIGMETFVVHHEVAQAQGEIGVKFGTLIEAADNVQKLKYIVKMVAHKHGKTATFMPKPLFGDNGNGMHVHISLWKGGKNLFAGDKYQGLSDFAFNYVGGVLKYARACAAFTNASTNSYKRLIPGFEAPSILAYSAQNRSASCRIPFVSGEKAKRVEFRFPDSTANPYLAFASLLMAGMAGVAEKIDPGPAREEDLFELSLDEIREKGIRQMPHTLREAMEEMLAQREIFKQGDVFTENFLQTYQHYKFETEIWPWEGRPHPYEFLTTYSC; this comes from the coding sequence ATGCAGTTCGCAACCCCAAAATTTACTTCCGGAAAGGAAGTGGTTGAGTATGCCAAAAAAAATGGAGTCATTTTCTACGACTTCCGCTTCACGGATATCAAAGGAATGTGGCACCACGTTTCGTATTATGTGAATTCAGTTGATGAAGATACGTTCAAAGGAATTCCTTTTGATGGATCTTCCATTGCTCGTTGGCAGCCAATCAATGCTTCTGACATGCAACTACACCCAGAAATTTCTACGGCTTTTTTGGATCCGTTCACTGCTGACAAAACGCTTGTTATGTTCTGCGATGTCTGGGATATTTACAAAAAACAATACTATGAAAAATGCCCGCGTTCTATTGCGAAAAAAGCATTAGAGTTCATGAACAAATCCGGAATTGCAGACACTGCCTACTTCGGTCCAGAAAATGAATTCTTCGTTTTTGACAGTTTACGAGTTCGTGATGAAATTAACTGCCAATACTATGAATTAGATTCTAACGAAGGGATCTGGAATACTCACTCTGAAATTCCAGGAACAAACAACACAGGAAAAATCAACTTCAACTCTGGACACCGTCCTGGAACAAAAGGTGGATACTTCCCAGTGGCTCCTATTGACTCCCAAGTGGACCTCCGTGCTGAATTTGTAAAAACTCTAGAAGCAATCGGAATGGAAACTTTTGTGGTTCACCATGAAGTAGCACAAGCACAAGGAGAAATTGGTGTTAAGTTTGGAACTTTGATTGAGGCTGCTGACAACGTTCAAAAGCTAAAATACATCGTGAAGATGGTGGCTCATAAACACGGAAAAACTGCTACATTTATGCCAAAACCACTTTTTGGTGATAACGGTAACGGTATGCACGTTCATATCTCTCTTTGGAAAGGTGGAAAAAACCTTTTTGCTGGAGACAAATACCAAGGTCTTTCTGACTTCGCATTCAACTATGTTGGTGGAGTTTTGAAATATGCAAGAGCTTGCGCTGCGTTCACTAATGCATCTACAAACTCTTACAAACGACTCATTCCTGGATTCGAAGCTCCGTCTATCTTAGCATACTCTGCTCAGAACCGTTCTGCTTCTTGCCGTATTCCTTTTGTTAGCGGCGAAAAAGCAAAACGTGTGGAATTCAGATTTCCAGATTCAACAGCTAACCCATATTTGGCGTTTGCATCACTCCTTATGGCTGGTATGGCTGGTGTTGCTGAAAAAATCGATCCGGGTCCTGCGCGTGAAGAAGATCTTTTTGAACTTTCATTGGATGAAATCCGCGAAAAAGGAATTCGCCAAATGCCTCACACACTTCGTGAAGCAATGGAAGAGATGCTTGCTCAAAGAGAAATTTTCAAACAAGGTGATGTGTTTACAGAAAACTTTCTACAAACATACCAACACTACAAGTTTGAAACAGAAATTTGGCCATGGGAAGGTCGCCCTCACCCATACGAATTCCTCACTACTTACTCTTGTTAA